In Nostoc sp. CENA543, a single genomic region encodes these proteins:
- a CDS encoding sensor histidine kinase, with translation MSQEFCYQISPPILSVGSDRDLSLESRLQELPMYTFEVSVNCTGTEVAKYFDKYPLLPGVILLEHGKFYGMISRRRLVEFLIRPHGEDLLAKEPLEVIYSYVRRTILQLPETTPILTAMFHTLKRSPEFLAEPIVIQTAENTYKLLDIQELNIAAWQIRGIETQVRYERSQAQMIQNDKMASLGRLVDGVAHEILDPVGFIWGNLTHISNYTQDLLKLIAAYENNYSDCCHTIDAIKEEIEFDYLEQDLSKALTSARSGAERLKKLVTSLQNFCHIDAIYPKPVDLHACIDSIVILIKSRLKGEIRIVKNYGKLPPVPCYMGQFNQVLMNILSQSVDSLLDDAVRQQLQPDSQHNLKQAEIVISTKVISKPTGTPNAPDSRWVEISITDNGPGIPDELQKQMRENFSIEKRADKETSLAVSYRIITARHGGNLNFRSQLGKGTEFEILLPLL, from the coding sequence GTGTCACAAGAGTTTTGTTACCAAATATCGCCACCAATTTTATCTGTAGGTAGCGATCGCGATTTGAGTTTAGAATCAAGGCTGCAAGAACTACCAATGTACACTTTTGAAGTATCAGTTAATTGTACTGGTACGGAAGTAGCAAAATATTTTGATAAATATCCCTTACTCCCAGGTGTAATTTTATTAGAACACGGTAAATTTTATGGGATGATTTCCCGACGACGGTTAGTAGAGTTTTTAATTCGTCCCCACGGTGAAGATTTACTGGCAAAAGAACCTTTAGAGGTGATTTATAGCTACGTGCGGAGAACGATTTTACAGTTACCTGAGACAACGCCAATTTTAACGGCAATGTTCCATACTCTCAAGCGATCGCCAGAATTTTTAGCAGAACCTATAGTAATACAGACAGCAGAAAATACCTACAAACTCTTAGATATCCAAGAATTAAATATCGCCGCTTGGCAAATTCGCGGGATTGAGACTCAAGTGCGCTACGAACGCTCTCAAGCCCAAATGATTCAAAATGATAAAATGGCCAGTCTTGGCAGATTAGTAGATGGAGTTGCCCACGAAATTTTAGATCCTGTGGGTTTTATTTGGGGTAATCTCACTCACATCTCCAACTACACCCAAGATTTATTAAAATTAATAGCTGCTTACGAAAATAACTACTCTGATTGTTGTCACACCATCGATGCCATCAAAGAAGAAATAGAATTCGATTATTTAGAGCAAGATTTATCAAAAGCTTTAACTAGTGCGCGTAGTGGTGCAGAAAGACTAAAAAAACTTGTCACCAGCTTACAGAATTTTTGCCACATTGATGCAATTTATCCTAAGCCAGTAGATTTACACGCCTGTATAGATAGTATTGTAATTTTAATTAAAAGCCGTTTAAAAGGCGAGATTCGCATTGTCAAAAACTACGGTAAATTACCCCCAGTTCCTTGCTATATGGGGCAATTTAACCAAGTATTAATGAATATATTAAGCCAATCTGTAGATAGTTTGCTAGATGACGCAGTTAGGCAACAATTACAACCAGATAGTCAACATAATCTCAAACAAGCAGAAATTGTAATTTCCACAAAAGTGATTTCTAAACCCACAGGTACACCCAATGCACCTGATTCAAGATGGGTAGAAATTTCTATTACTGATAATGGCCCAGGAATTCCTGATGAATTACAAAAACAAATGCGGGAAAATTTTTCGATAGAAAAGAGAGCCGATAAGGAAACAAGTTTAGCTGTAAGTTATAGAATCATCACTGCTAGACATGGAGGAAACCTAAATTTTCGCTCCCAACTAGGTAAAGGGACAGAATTTGAAATTTTGTTGCCTTTGTTGTAG
- a CDS encoding NAD(P)-dependent oxidoreductase, whose protein sequence is MKVAFLGTGLMGQPMAQRLLAANIEVIAYNRTPEKLAPLQAAGAEIVNHPRYAIREAECVILMLTNAAAIYHVLLSDTSWRTLAGRTIIQMGTITPTQSQEIRDSVVGGGGEYMEAPVLGSIPEAKTGTLTVMVGAQLQQYERHLDLLKNFGPDPVLVGPVGTASGLKLALNQLIGSLTTSFALSLAFVQRQRIDVEKFMQVLRSSALYAPTFDKKLQRMLDGNYSNPNFPTKHLLKDTDLFISEAQSLGLDLSSIENVQKILQTAMKMSFAEDDYSALFSVIRDWGEVSGG, encoded by the coding sequence ATGAAGGTGGCATTTCTGGGAACTGGACTAATGGGACAACCAATGGCCCAAAGATTGTTAGCAGCAAATATAGAAGTAATTGCTTACAACCGTACCCCAGAAAAACTAGCACCTCTACAAGCAGCAGGTGCGGAAATTGTCAACCATCCCCGCTATGCGATTCGGGAAGCTGAATGTGTCATTCTCATGTTGACTAACGCCGCCGCCATTTATCATGTTTTGTTGTCAGATACTTCATGGCGGACGTTAGCTGGACGCACTATCATCCAAATGGGTACTATTACCCCGACACAGAGCCAAGAAATTCGAGATTCCGTAGTTGGCGGTGGGGGAGAATACATGGAAGCACCTGTATTGGGAAGCATCCCCGAAGCTAAAACAGGAACGCTAACAGTGATGGTAGGCGCGCAACTACAACAATATGAAAGACACTTAGATTTACTCAAGAATTTTGGCCCTGATCCTGTGTTAGTGGGGCCAGTGGGAACAGCTTCGGGATTGAAACTAGCCTTAAATCAACTGATTGGCTCATTAACTACCAGCTTTGCTCTCAGTTTAGCTTTTGTGCAGCGTCAACGGATTGATGTAGAAAAGTTTATGCAAGTTTTGCGTAGCAGCGCGCTGTATGCACCTACCTTCGATAAAAAACTACAGCGTATGTTAGACGGTAATTACAGCAATCCCAACTTTCCCACAAAACACTTACTCAAAGATACAGATTTATTTATCTCCGAAGCTCAATCTCTAGGTTTGGATCTCAGCAGCATTGAAAATGTGCAGAAAATTCTCCAAACAGCCATGAAAATGTCATTTGCTGAAGATGATTATTCAGCCTTATTTTCCGTAATTAGAGATTGGGGAGAAGTTAGCGGAGGTTAG
- a CDS encoding class I SAM-dependent methyltransferase, with protein sequence MNFNSALYQAIAHRIHHSPKQRITFAEYMDMVLYHPEYGYYSSNAVNIGFKGGDFFTSANLDTDFGELLAEQFLQMWEILGRPHPFILLEMGAGQGFLALHILNYIQQHHPNFFSVLQYGILEKSPGLKQEQQQRLHEFPVYWHDWEEIAPNSIIGCIFSNELVDAFPVHQFILEAGELREIYVTLQTPVNASVSSTPSFTEVTGEPSTPQLAAYFDLIGIDLQRGGYEDGYRSEINLAALDWLSIVADRLQRGYVLTIDYGYPANRYYNPRRSQGTLQCYYQHRHHNNPYINIGQQDITAHVDFTALEQWGKSCGLEKVGFTQQGLFLMALGLGNRIADLSYQKIDLSQLLKRRETLHQLIDPTGLGGFGVLIQSKGLSPQECTQPLKGLIVPQ encoded by the coding sequence ATGAATTTCAATTCTGCACTATATCAAGCTATAGCTCATCGTATTCATCATAGTCCCAAACAGCGCATTACCTTTGCTGAATATATGGATATGGTGCTATATCATCCCGAATATGGCTATTATTCCAGTAATGCTGTCAACATTGGGTTTAAAGGCGGGGACTTTTTCACCTCAGCGAATCTTGACACAGACTTTGGTGAATTATTAGCCGAACAATTTCTACAAATGTGGGAAATTTTGGGGCGACCTCACCCTTTTATCTTATTAGAAATGGGTGCAGGTCAAGGATTCTTAGCTTTGCATATCCTCAACTACATTCAGCAGCATCATCCCAACTTTTTCTCTGTGTTGCAATATGGGATTTTAGAAAAATCCCCAGGTTTAAAACAAGAACAGCAACAACGCCTACATGAATTTCCCGTATATTGGCATGACTGGGAAGAGATAGCACCCAACTCAATTATTGGCTGTATTTTCTCCAATGAATTAGTAGATGCTTTTCCAGTACATCAGTTTATTTTAGAGGCTGGTGAACTGCGAGAAATTTACGTCACCCTTCAAACACCAGTGAATGCTTCCGTGTCTTCCACCCCGTCCTTTACAGAAGTCACAGGTGAACCATCTACACCCCAACTAGCAGCATACTTTGATTTAATCGGGATTGATTTACAAAGAGGTGGTTATGAAGATGGCTATCGTAGTGAAATTAATTTAGCGGCTTTAGACTGGTTGAGTATAGTAGCTGACCGCTTGCAACGGGGCTATGTGCTAACAATTGATTATGGCTACCCTGCCAACCGTTACTATAATCCCAGGCGATCGCAAGGAACACTCCAGTGTTACTATCAACATCGTCATCACAATAACCCTTATATTAATATCGGACAGCAAGACATCACAGCCCATGTTGACTTTACAGCATTAGAACAATGGGGAAAGTCCTGTGGTCTAGAGAAAGTTGGCTTTACCCAGCAAGGTTTATTTTTGATGGCTTTAGGCTTAGGAAACCGTATTGCAGACCTTTCATATCAAAAAATAGACCTATCTCAACTACTCAAAAGACGAGAAACACTCCACCAACTAATTGATCCTACAGGACTAGGTGGTTTTGGAGTTTTAATTCAAAGCAAGGGACTATCCCCACAAGAATGTACTCAACCACTAAAAGGCTTAATTGTGCCACAATAA
- a CDS encoding GAF domain-containing protein: protein MAIHSHAEFDPSSNTSTEEGLQKVLHRLVNKMQRDALIRQTTTQLREHLQVDRVVLYYFYWQWHGQVTFEAVSSEHFSILGSTGPDECFNEQYAALYLAGRIKAIADIETAPIAPCHRDFLRNLQVRANLIAPILTNRGLWGLLVAHHCQGTHRWSQSDIELIQVAAQTLATSPYILGDRE, encoded by the coding sequence GTGGCAATTCATTCTCACGCAGAATTTGATCCTAGCTCAAATACATCTACAGAAGAGGGCTTACAAAAAGTTCTCCATCGTCTTGTGAATAAGATGCAACGAGACGCATTAATTCGACAAACGACAACCCAATTAAGAGAACACCTGCAAGTAGATCGCGTGGTTTTATACTACTTTTACTGGCAATGGCATGGACAAGTCACATTTGAAGCCGTAAGCTCAGAGCATTTTTCTATATTGGGTTCAACAGGGCCAGATGAGTGTTTTAACGAGCAGTATGCAGCATTGTATTTAGCTGGTAGAATCAAAGCGATCGCTGATATTGAAACCGCCCCCATTGCCCCTTGTCATCGAGATTTTCTTCGCAATTTACAAGTCCGGGCTAATCTAATAGCACCAATTTTGACCAATAGAGGATTATGGGGATTACTAGTAGCCCATCACTGTCAAGGAACTCATCGTTGGTCACAATCAGATATAGAACTCATACAAGTAGCAGCACAAACTTTAGCCACGTCCCCCTATATATTAGGTGATAGGGAATAG
- a CDS encoding NAD(P)H-quinone oxidoreductase subunit H, whose amino-acid sequence MARIETRTEPMVLNMGPHHPSMHGVLRLIVTLDGEDVVDCEPVIGYLHRGMEKIAENRTTVMYVPYVSRWDYAAGMFNEAVTVNAPEKLAGVAVPKRASYIRVIMLELNRIANHLLWFGPFLADVGAQTPFFYQFREREMIYDLWEAATGYRMVNNNYFRVGGVAADLPYGWVDKCMEFCDYFLPVVDEYEKLVTNNPIFRRRVEGIGTITREEAINWGLSGPMLRASGVKWDLRKVDHYECYDDFDWEVQWETAGDCLARYMVRMREMRESVKIIKQALKGLPGGPYENLEAKRLAAGKKSEWDAFDYQYIGKKVSPTFKMPKGEIYARVESGKGELGIYLVGDDNVFPWRWKIRPADFNNLQILPHLLRGMKVADIVVILGSIDVIMGSVDR is encoded by the coding sequence ATGGCGAGAATAGAAACCCGCACTGAACCAATGGTGCTGAACATGGGGCCACACCATCCCTCTATGCACGGGGTTTTGCGGTTAATTGTCACTTTAGATGGTGAAGATGTCGTTGACTGTGAACCGGTAATTGGCTACCTACACCGAGGTATGGAAAAAATTGCCGAGAACCGTACCACCGTTATGTATGTCCCCTACGTGAGTCGTTGGGACTACGCAGCTGGGATGTTCAACGAAGCTGTCACCGTCAACGCACCAGAAAAATTAGCAGGTGTGGCTGTCCCAAAACGCGCTAGCTACATCCGCGTCATCATGTTGGAATTAAATCGCATTGCTAACCACCTCTTGTGGTTCGGCCCATTCCTGGCGGACGTAGGCGCGCAAACTCCCTTCTTCTATCAATTCCGCGAACGGGAGATGATTTATGATTTATGGGAAGCTGCCACAGGCTACCGCATGGTTAACAATAACTACTTCCGCGTTGGTGGCGTAGCGGCTGATTTACCCTACGGCTGGGTAGATAAGTGCATGGAATTCTGCGATTATTTCTTACCCGTCGTTGATGAATACGAAAAATTAGTCACCAATAACCCCATTTTCCGCCGTCGTGTCGAAGGTATCGGTACTATTACCCGCGAAGAAGCGATTAACTGGGGATTATCTGGCCCCATGTTACGGGCTTCTGGTGTGAAGTGGGATTTGCGGAAAGTTGACCACTACGAATGCTACGACGACTTTGATTGGGAAGTGCAGTGGGAAACCGCCGGTGATTGCTTGGCGCGTTACATGGTGCGGATGCGCGAAATGCGTGAATCTGTAAAAATTATCAAGCAAGCCCTCAAAGGACTCCCTGGCGGCCCTTACGAAAATCTAGAAGCCAAACGGTTAGCAGCCGGGAAAAAATCTGAGTGGGATGCTTTTGACTACCAATACATCGGGAAGAAAGTTTCTCCCACCTTCAAAATGCCCAAAGGAGAAATTTACGCCCGTGTAGAAAGCGGTAAAGGCGAACTGGGAATTTATCTGGTTGGCGATGACAACGTCTTCCCCTGGCGATGGAAAATCCGTCCAGCCGATTTCAACAACCTCCAGATTTTGCCTCATCTGTTGCGCGGTATGAAGGTTGCTGATATCGTCGTGATTCTCGGTAGCATCGATGTGATCATGGGGTCTGTTGACAGATAA
- the rsmH gene encoding 16S rRNA (cytosine(1402)-N(4))-methyltransferase RsmH, protein MTSDFTDLPTIAEPTFSHLPVLPQAVITGLGLRAGGNYLDVTVGGGGHSRLILATAPDIQLTALDQDEDALNAAKKELAEFGERVKFVRSNFANYQFSGASFEGILADLGVSSYHLDTPERGFSFRHTASLDMRMDQRQSLTASEVINEWDEGELADIFFKYGEERLSRRIAKRIVEKRPFHTTTELAEAIAFCVPPKYRYGRIHPATRVFQALRIVVNDELKSLETFLEKAPQALVPGGRIAIISFHSLEDRLVKHGLRNSPLLKVLTKKPIIATEAEIAENPRSRSAKLRIAERVMSNE, encoded by the coding sequence ATGACTTCTGATTTTACTGATTTACCCACTATTGCAGAACCGACGTTTTCCCATCTACCAGTGTTACCGCAAGCAGTAATTACAGGTTTGGGGTTACGTGCAGGAGGAAATTACCTTGATGTTACGGTGGGTGGCGGTGGTCATAGTCGGTTAATTTTAGCGACTGCACCAGATATACAGTTAACAGCCCTTGACCAAGATGAGGATGCTTTAAATGCAGCAAAAAAGGAGCTAGCAGAGTTTGGGGAAAGGGTGAAGTTTGTGCGTAGCAATTTTGCTAATTATCAATTTTCCGGGGCTAGTTTTGAGGGAATTTTGGCGGATTTGGGTGTAAGTTCCTATCACTTAGATACGCCAGAACGGGGTTTTAGTTTTCGTCACACCGCTAGTTTAGATATGCGAATGGATCAAAGGCAATCTTTGACAGCATCTGAGGTGATTAATGAATGGGATGAAGGAGAATTAGCGGATATTTTCTTTAAATATGGCGAGGAAAGATTATCAAGGCGTATTGCTAAACGTATCGTCGAGAAAAGACCGTTCCACACCACTACAGAATTAGCAGAGGCGATCGCATTTTGCGTGCCTCCTAAATACCGCTATGGTAGAATCCATCCGGCTACCCGTGTGTTTCAGGCTTTGCGGATAGTAGTCAACGATGAGTTAAAATCCCTAGAAACTTTTTTAGAGAAAGCACCCCAAGCCCTTGTCCCTGGCGGAAGAATTGCCATTATTAGTTTCCACAGCTTAGAAGACCGTTTAGTTAAACACGGGTTACGCAATTCACCCCTATTAAAAGTTTTGACGAAAAAGCCGATTATTGCCACAGAAGCAGAAATTGCAGAAAATCCGCGATCGCGTTCTGCCAAACTGAGAATAGCAGAGAGAGTAATGAGTAATGAGTAA
- a CDS encoding peptidoglycan DD-metalloendopeptidase family protein, with protein sequence MLNNTPSSDDAPVEQLNVPNNDANRRARRQAAMIGLALSMGATSLLVTRQSDQAQAAAPVGSQKAASTVSAASDKEVKFAPTKLGTPVVLSASVPENPVIVEPTAVSQLPGLEAKWQVLASGMSVPSSTSENPSQNVTTNKTSIEDQQEQLTAPQPAQLTPEQLAQANSANAEQTAFIKTQPQTEAAESADESGEINAQLKAQQEFALTRLQEKSNRLRKSLAELRSEESKDLSKTTFELKQPTTIANQLPPLNTQGTVIEQSPTLTDGSPDNLATSVKQPQAITIPVQQPATTAPIVAPKITAPSSQGTYEVKPGDTLAAIANRYNTSIAELVKANGISNPNQLQISQKLVIPTAPVNSRAIPQNPTNAQYNINSPIASFPVQPTSINSQQFTSQTPVLADSSSVDNSSVTVPITVPVAPQNLTPDVVEPEATANEPEAQGVGGDTPIPRAFVEIQKPRKSSDRVARAKNERLRNLQAEIQRLQRKYRTQQAGNNTTPEREDAAIPIPVSAPNGVATSRPVSNQGSVAIPITVPTPITPGYASEPVKPEFRATRPLTDESVNPEFLPNSGASQLAPSRNTNRTRIATPPAGVDANDSLGRMRGTTVSPSVNKLPPLAAVDQYLPRSIDENTPPPSNSSVAYIWPAKGVLTSGYGWRWGRMHRGIDIANAVGVPVFASSDGVVEKAGWNKGGYGNLVDIRHADGSLTRYAHNSAILVEVGQQVRQGQQIARLGSTGFSTGPHLHFEIHPAGKGAVNPIAMLPANRI encoded by the coding sequence GTGTTGAACAATACCCCTAGCAGCGATGATGCCCCAGTGGAGCAACTAAACGTGCCTAACAATGATGCTAATCGCCGCGCCCGTAGACAAGCAGCCATGATTGGTTTAGCACTGTCAATGGGAGCAACCAGCCTTTTGGTGACTCGGCAAAGCGATCAAGCCCAAGCAGCAGCACCTGTAGGTAGTCAAAAAGCGGCCTCTACTGTTTCTGCTGCATCTGATAAAGAAGTGAAATTTGCTCCCACCAAGCTAGGGACTCCCGTAGTCTTATCAGCAAGTGTGCCAGAGAATCCTGTCATCGTTGAACCAACAGCAGTTTCACAGTTGCCTGGGCTTGAAGCTAAATGGCAAGTTTTGGCCAGTGGAATGTCTGTCCCATCTTCAACATCAGAAAATCCTTCCCAAAACGTTACAACTAACAAAACTTCCATAGAAGACCAGCAAGAGCAACTAACAGCACCACAGCCAGCGCAATTGACCCCAGAACAGCTGGCTCAAGCTAACAGTGCGAATGCTGAACAAACTGCATTTATCAAAACCCAACCACAAACAGAAGCAGCAGAGAGTGCAGATGAAAGTGGTGAAATTAATGCCCAATTAAAAGCACAGCAAGAATTTGCACTAACTCGCCTACAAGAAAAATCGAACCGTTTAAGAAAAAGTCTGGCGGAGTTGCGGTCTGAGGAGTCCAAAGATTTATCAAAAACTACCTTTGAGTTGAAGCAGCCAACAACAATAGCCAATCAGCTGCCTCCCCTCAACACCCAAGGCACAGTAATTGAACAGTCGCCCACACTCACTGACGGTAGTCCAGATAATCTGGCCACAAGTGTAAAACAACCACAAGCCATTACTATTCCCGTGCAGCAACCAGCAACAACTGCACCAATAGTGGCACCAAAAATCACAGCACCATCTTCACAAGGAACTTACGAAGTCAAACCAGGGGATACCCTAGCGGCGATCGCTAACCGATACAATACTTCCATTGCAGAATTAGTCAAAGCTAATGGCATTAGCAATCCCAATCAGCTACAAATTAGCCAAAAATTGGTGATTCCTACCGCTCCAGTTAACAGCCGTGCCATCCCACAAAACCCAACAAACGCGCAATACAACATCAACTCTCCCATAGCTAGTTTCCCCGTTCAACCCACTAGCATTAACTCCCAGCAATTCACTTCACAAACACCTGTTCTCGCTGATAGCAGCAGCGTAGATAACAGCAGTGTGACTGTCCCAATCACAGTACCAGTCGCACCACAAAACTTAACACCTGATGTTGTTGAGCCAGAAGCAACCGCCAACGAGCCAGAAGCTCAAGGTGTAGGTGGTGACACCCCAATTCCCAGAGCTTTTGTTGAAATCCAAAAGCCCAGAAAGTCGTCTGATAGAGTAGCTAGAGCTAAAAACGAAAGACTACGCAACCTACAAGCAGAAATTCAGCGACTACAACGCAAATACCGCACTCAACAAGCTGGGAACAACACCACACCAGAAAGAGAAGATGCAGCCATACCCATTCCTGTATCAGCTCCTAATGGTGTAGCTACCTCTAGACCCGTTTCTAACCAAGGAAGCGTTGCTATTCCCATTACTGTCCCCACTCCCATCACACCTGGTTATGCTAGTGAACCAGTGAAACCAGAATTCCGAGCAACTCGTCCTTTAACCGATGAGTCAGTTAACCCAGAATTCTTGCCTAACAGTGGAGCCAGTCAACTTGCACCATCTCGGAACACCAACCGGACACGGATAGCAACCCCCCCTGCTGGTGTGGATGCGAATGATTCTTTGGGTAGAATGCGCGGAACTACCGTTTCTCCTTCTGTTAACAAGTTACCCCCATTAGCAGCTGTAGACCAGTATTTACCTCGTTCCATCGACGAAAACACACCCCCACCCTCAAATTCTTCTGTAGCCTACATTTGGCCAGCAAAAGGTGTACTCACCTCTGGTTATGGTTGGCGTTGGGGAAGAATGCACAGAGGTATTGATATTGCCAATGCTGTAGGTGTACCAGTGTTTGCATCTTCTGACGGTGTCGTTGAAAAAGCCGGTTGGAATAAAGGTGGCTACGGCAATCTTGTAGATATTCGCCACGCTGATGGCAGCTTAACTCGCTACGCCCACAACAGTGCCATTTTGGTAGAAGTAGGTCAACAAGTACGCCAAGGTCAGCAAATCGCCAGATTAGGTAGCACCGGCTTTAGCACCGGGCCACACCTGCACTTTGAAATTCATCCCGCAGGTAAAGGTGCAGTTAACCCCATAGCAATGCTACCTGCAAACCGCATATAG
- a CDS encoding tRNA (cytidine(34)-2'-O)-methyltransferase codes for MPQVVLVHPQIPPNTGNIARTCAATGTELHLVGPLGFEISDRYLKRAGLDYWPYVKLHYHQSIEAFKTVHQQRQGRLLGFSVGGSSNYIKYQYQDDDWLLFGSETTGLPPEVLSTCDATLHIPMAQPGVRSLNLSVSVAIGLFEVRRQLGYLL; via the coding sequence ATGCCCCAGGTAGTTCTAGTTCATCCCCAAATTCCGCCCAACACAGGTAATATCGCCCGCACTTGCGCCGCTACAGGTACAGAGTTACATCTGGTCGGGCCTTTGGGATTTGAAATTAGCGATCGCTACCTCAAACGCGCCGGTTTAGACTATTGGCCTTATGTCAAACTGCACTATCACCAATCCATAGAAGCCTTTAAAACAGTCCACCAACAACGCCAAGGCAGATTACTGGGTTTCTCTGTAGGTGGCAGTTCCAACTATATTAAATATCAATATCAAGACGATGATTGGTTACTCTTCGGGAGTGAAACCACAGGATTACCACCAGAAGTTTTGTCAACTTGCGATGCTACCTTACATATACCAATGGCTCAACCAGGTGTCCGCAGTTTGAATTTGTCTGTGAGTGTGGCGATCGGTTTATTTGAAGTCCGCCGTCAGTTGGGTTACTTACTGTAG
- the gshA gene encoding glutamate--cysteine ligase, whose amino-acid sequence MYTGTPQGEIIGLSDKIVAELDGFVREPDSRNVEYITSPLLSYDSLLCALLTPRRILRNYLQKLGDYTLIPGSTLSLGGSDRFVRSDPTNPYHDYIENTYHTKVVTASVHINVGIDDPEILMRACRLIRMEAPLFLALSAASPFLDGKATGYHSTRWGVFPQTPTHVPLFASHAHHIEWVEQQLAAGTMQNVRHLWVSVRPNGDRRPYDLNRLELRICDLVTDPIALLAITALLEARLLQLIENPDLDPLSQSIFSPEELVKIATNNEIAAATLSLDAQLQHWQDGRTIIARDWISEIYDEVWAIAKQQGFSCFLSPLQKILRVGNEAQQWLQLHGVGLDTQQVITQAITATHERELELQDKLCSSSVR is encoded by the coding sequence ATGTACACAGGCACGCCCCAAGGAGAAATCATCGGACTCTCCGATAAAATCGTGGCTGAATTAGACGGCTTTGTCAGAGAACCAGATAGCCGCAACGTAGAATATATAACCAGTCCCTTGCTGAGTTATGACAGCCTATTGTGCGCCTTGCTAACTCCTCGGCGAATCTTACGCAACTACCTGCAAAAATTGGGTGACTACACCTTAATTCCAGGAAGTACCCTATCTTTGGGAGGAAGCGATCGCTTTGTTCGTTCCGACCCCACTAACCCCTATCACGACTACATCGAAAACACATACCACACCAAAGTCGTTACCGCCAGCGTTCATATCAATGTAGGTATAGACGATCCGGAAATCTTAATGCGGGCTTGTCGGTTAATCCGCATGGAAGCACCCTTATTTTTAGCCTTAAGTGCGGCATCTCCCTTTTTAGACGGTAAAGCCACAGGTTATCACTCCACCCGTTGGGGTGTCTTTCCTCAAACCCCAACCCACGTACCATTATTTGCTAGTCACGCCCATCATATAGAGTGGGTAGAACAGCAACTAGCCGCAGGGACAATGCAAAACGTCCGTCATCTGTGGGTATCAGTCAGACCCAATGGCGATCGCCGTCCCTATGATCTCAATCGTCTCGAACTAAGAATTTGCGATTTAGTCACAGATCCCATCGCCTTACTCGCCATCACCGCCTTGTTAGAAGCGCGACTGTTACAACTCATCGAAAACCCCGACTTAGATCCCCTCAGCCAAAGTATTTTCTCTCCCGAAGAACTAGTTAAAATTGCCACTAACAACGAAATCGCAGCCGCTACCCTTAGCCTTGACGCACAACTGCAACACTGGCAAGATGGCCGCACCATCATCGCCAGAGATTGGATATCCGAAATCTATGATGAAGTTTGGGCGATCGCAAAGCAACAAGGTTTTAGCTGTTTCCTCTCACCATTACAGAAAATCCTCCGCGTCGGTAACGAAGCCCAACAATGGTTACAACTGCATGGAGTTGGCTTAGACACCCAACAAGTCATCACCCAAGCCATCACCGCCACCCACGAACGCGAACTGGAACTGCAAGATAAATTGTGTTCCTCTTCAGTTCGTTAA